One window of the Spirochaetia bacterium 38H-sp genome contains the following:
- the gnd gene encoding decarboxylating NADP(+)-dependent phosphogluconate dehydrogenase, which yields MRKADTDIGLIGLAVMGQNLALNINDKGYSIAVFNRTTKKTEDFIAGPAKGRETVYGAYTLEDFVSLLSRPRKIILMVKAGSVVDDFINSLLPLLEEGDVIIDGGNSYFEDSIRRTKELDAKGILFVGTGISGGEEGARKGPSMMPGGNPKAWPIVKDIFQSIAAKTPDGKACCDWVGPDGAGHFVKMVHNGIEYGDMQIISEVYHIMKSLLGLSHEEMADIFEQWNRGSLNSYLIEITRDILRYKDSDGTPLLENILDTAGQKGTGKWTGIEALEHGVPVTLIVEAVFARALSAFKEERVRASELFGEPVIPWSGSKEEKAKIVLDLGEALLASKIISYAQGFMLMREASISNNWSLDFANIATLWRAGCIIRSVFLDKIREAYSDNPGLENLLFAPFFKNTLLKAESSWRRVISLASIHGIPVPAMSSALSFFFAYRSSRLPANMIQAQRDYFGAHTYERTDKPRGQFFHTNWTGEGGAATSGTYNA from the coding sequence ATGAGAAAAGCAGATACAGATATAGGGTTGATTGGTCTTGCGGTTATGGGCCAAAATCTTGCACTTAACATAAATGATAAGGGTTATTCGATAGCTGTCTTTAACAGAACAACAAAAAAAACAGAAGATTTTATTGCTGGACCTGCAAAAGGTAGAGAGACAGTATACGGAGCATATACTTTGGAAGACTTTGTTTCTTTACTTTCGCGTCCCAGAAAAATCATTCTCATGGTTAAAGCAGGTAGTGTTGTTGATGATTTTATAAATAGCCTTCTTCCTCTGCTGGAAGAGGGAGACGTGATAATAGATGGCGGAAATTCTTATTTTGAAGATTCCATAAGGCGTACAAAAGAACTGGATGCAAAAGGTATTCTGTTTGTAGGTACCGGAATATCAGGTGGAGAAGAAGGTGCGCGTAAAGGTCCTTCTATGATGCCTGGCGGCAATCCAAAGGCATGGCCTATTGTCAAGGATATCTTTCAGTCTATTGCTGCAAAAACTCCGGATGGAAAAGCTTGTTGTGATTGGGTTGGTCCTGATGGAGCAGGGCATTTTGTAAAAATGGTTCACAATGGCATAGAGTATGGAGATATGCAGATTATCTCGGAGGTCTATCACATCATGAAGTCTCTTCTGGGTCTGTCTCACGAAGAAATGGCTGACATATTTGAGCAATGGAATAGAGGGAGCCTCAATTCTTATTTGATAGAAATAACAAGGGATATTCTAAGATATAAAGATTCTGATGGCACTCCTCTTCTGGAGAACATTCTTGATACGGCAGGACAAAAAGGAACCGGTAAGTGGACAGGCATAGAAGCTCTGGAGCATGGTGTTCCTGTTACTCTCATAGTAGAAGCTGTTTTTGCACGTGCTTTGTCTGCATTCAAAGAAGAGAGAGTAAGAGCTTCCGAGCTTTTCGGAGAACCTGTTATACCTTGGAGCGGTTCAAAGGAAGAAAAAGCTAAGATTGTTTTGGACTTGGGAGAAGCTCTTCTTGCATCAAAGATTATTTCTTATGCTCAGGGTTTTATGCTGATGCGTGAGGCCTCTATCTCAAACAATTGGTCCCTTGATTTTGCCAATATTGCTACTCTATGGAGAGCAGGTTGCATAATAAGAAGCGTTTTTCTGGATAAAATACGTGAAGCATATTCCGATAACCCTGGACTGGAAAATCTTTTGTTTGCACCGTTCTTTAAGAACACCTTGCTTAAAGCAGAGTCTTCCTGGCGTAGGGTCATAAGCCTTGCATCCATTCATGGAATCCCTGTGCCTGCCATGTCCTCAGCACTCTCTTTCTTTTTTGCTTACAGGTCTTCCAGACTTCCGGCCAATATGATCCAGGCCCAACGTGACTACTTTGGCGCACACACATACGAGAGAACAGACAAGCCTCGAGGACAGTTCTTTCATACCAATTGGACAGGGGAAGGCGGAGCTGCCACTTCCGGAACATACAATGCATGA
- a CDS encoding PhoH family protein: MKTFVLDTNVLIHRPDAILSFKENEVVIPIWVLEELDKLKSYSDERGRNARHAIRFLDERRKKGNLSEGVTIEHGIILRVLLGHFGRIEGLIADKPDNQIILAAHHLQQEGRDVFFVSKDINARVKATAIGVRSVDYEKQKVDIATLYSGYSEQDVKDELIDKLEEDAEVAAQGGYYPNQCVLLRGSKSGREVLSIYRADRAVLELLPPFPSSIWGVKPRNREQEAALNLLMDDSIGLVSLIGKAGTGKTLMAVAAGLKKVLEEKRYKRLLITRPVVPMGKDIGFLPGDKEEKLSHWMQPIFDNLDYLINVYTRGHIKSVDELIDSDLLEMEAVSFIRGRSLPHQYIIIDEAQNLSPHEIKTIVSRAGDDTKMVLTGDPYQIDSPYLDSNSNGLTYLVDAFKGQDLFGHMLLRTSERSRLAELAAELL, from the coding sequence ATGAAAACATTTGTGCTTGATACCAATGTTCTGATTCACAGGCCGGATGCGATTCTCAGTTTTAAAGAAAATGAGGTTGTGATTCCTATCTGGGTGCTGGAGGAGTTGGATAAGCTCAAGAGCTATAGCGATGAGCGCGGTAGAAATGCAAGACATGCAATACGATTTCTGGATGAGCGGAGAAAAAAAGGTAACTTAAGCGAGGGGGTTACTATTGAGCATGGGATTATTCTGCGTGTCCTTTTGGGGCATTTTGGCAGGATAGAAGGGCTTATTGCTGATAAGCCTGATAATCAGATTATTCTTGCGGCTCATCACCTGCAGCAGGAAGGCAGGGATGTTTTTTTTGTATCCAAGGATATCAATGCGCGGGTTAAGGCTACTGCGATTGGGGTTCGCTCCGTGGATTATGAAAAACAGAAAGTAGATATTGCAACCTTGTATTCGGGTTATAGTGAGCAGGATGTAAAGGATGAGCTTATCGATAAACTGGAGGAAGACGCAGAGGTTGCCGCTCAGGGCGGATATTATCCCAACCAGTGTGTCCTGCTAAGAGGATCCAAGTCAGGACGAGAGGTTCTTTCCATATATCGTGCGGACAGAGCAGTTTTAGAGCTGCTTCCTCCGTTTCCATCAAGCATATGGGGTGTAAAGCCCAGAAACAGAGAACAGGAGGCGGCGCTCAATCTGCTTATGGATGATTCTATAGGACTTGTGAGCCTTATTGGTAAAGCCGGTACCGGAAAGACTCTCATGGCGGTTGCCGCAGGACTTAAAAAGGTGCTGGAAGAAAAACGCTATAAGCGACTACTTATAACAAGGCCTGTTGTTCCCATGGGAAAGGATATAGGTTTTTTACCCGGAGACAAAGAAGAAAAACTCTCCCACTGGATGCAGCCCATATTTGACAATCTTGATTACCTTATCAATGTATACACCCGTGGCCACATAAAAAGCGTTGATGAGCTTATAGACTCTGATCTGCTAGAGATGGAGGCAGTTTCTTTTATCCGTGGGCGTTCTCTGCCTCATCAGTATATCATAATAGACGAGGCACAGAACCTCTCCCCGCATGAGATTAAGACCATAGTCAGTCGTGCTGGTGATGATACCAAGATGGTTTTGACGGGTGACCCGTATCAGATAGACAGCCCTTATCTTGATTCCAACTCCAACGGACTAACTTATCTTGTGGATGCCTTTAAAGGACAGGATCTATTTGGCCATATGCTCCTCAGGACATCGGAGAGGAGCAGACTGGCAGAACTTGCAGCGGAGTTGCTGTAA
- a CDS encoding response regulator — MESKVILIVDDEEINLEFFDIMLSKLGFRVEKAKDGQEALEKIKETIPDLVLLDNIMPKLSGWEVTRILKTDPDYAAYSNIPIVMFSAMDDVRDKIEGFELGVEDYITKPFNFSEVLSRINSVLKHQEMSAQLIQRQRRLAVLESLNKSFSFFASHIKEPLEKIDSKIDNINIEDKNEVNGFLAEVKELSRMMLASLEGLEEEIDELSRQDSNLKNAELTLDELEAKYQKHFKLWKEREAVKEER, encoded by the coding sequence ATGGAGAGTAAAGTTATTCTTATTGTAGATGACGAAGAAATTAATCTCGAGTTTTTTGACATAATGCTTTCTAAACTTGGTTTTAGAGTGGAGAAGGCAAAAGACGGTCAGGAAGCTCTAGAAAAGATTAAAGAAACGATACCGGATCTTGTTCTTCTAGACAACATTATGCCCAAGCTCTCCGGATGGGAGGTTACACGGATTCTCAAGACAGACCCTGATTATGCGGCATATTCTAACATACCTATCGTAATGTTTTCTGCGATGGACGATGTGCGCGATAAGATAGAGGGATTTGAGCTTGGAGTTGAGGACTATATAACCAAGCCCTTTAATTTCTCCGAGGTTCTTTCAAGAATAAATTCTGTGCTAAAACATCAGGAAATGTCGGCACAGCTAATACAGAGGCAGAGACGTCTTGCGGTACTGGAGTCTCTCAATAAATCTTTTTCCTTTTTTGCAAGTCATATAAAAGAACCACTGGAAAAGATAGATTCAAAGATAGATAATATAAATATAGAAGATAAAAACGAGGTTAATGGCTTTCTTGCAGAGGTAAAGGAATTATCCAGGATGATGCTTGCCAGCCTTGAAGGACTGGAAGAAGAAATAGATGAGCTTTCCAGACAGGATAGCAATCTTAAGAATGCAGAGCTTACTTTGGATGAGCTTGAGGCCAAGTATCAGAAGCACTTCAAACTCTGGAAAGAGCGGGAGGCTGTTAAGGAGGAGAGATGA
- a CDS encoding polymer-forming cytoskeletal protein: MQTVLANVGIEHTPHKIGRNVSVKGKLKLEEPISIEGFFKGTIKSTSIVAIAESAEVTANIEADIVIVAGKLEGDILADNQVFLLDTCRMKGSIRTSRISIADNAVFEGECQMLSSPEEVDIFSYTVEQLSNNLKRL; encoded by the coding sequence ATGCAGACTGTTCTTGCAAATGTGGGGATAGAGCATACGCCCCATAAAATAGGTAGAAACGTATCTGTAAAAGGAAAATTAAAGCTAGAAGAGCCCATATCCATAGAAGGCTTTTTTAAGGGGACTATAAAGAGCACCAGTATTGTGGCAATAGCTGAGTCGGCAGAGGTCACTGCGAATATAGAGGCAGATATCGTGATAGTTGCAGGAAAGCTTGAGGGGGATATACTGGCGGATAACCAGGTTTTTCTGCTTGATACTTGCAGGATGAAAGGTTCCATAAGGACATCAAGAATAAGCATAGCTGACAATGCTGTTTTTGAAGGGGAGTGCCAGATGTTAAGCTCGCCGGAAGAAGTGGATATTTTTTCCTACACAGTAGAGCAGCTGTCCAATAATCTCAAGCGTCTTTAA
- a CDS encoding nicotinamide-nucleotide amidohydrolase family protein: protein MKATIIIVGTELTRGRISDSHVSFISSSLFSIGIETEKAVIIPDKPDVIIRELSESCKSADIIFISGGLGPTSDDHTRDVLSAVSGKKLVFRTDLWDTLTERYPHLGSSMSNKKQAMLPEGFTPIDNTNGTAPGIYGRIGNAIVFALPGPPGELIPMYNNHVLPMLRGLTSDRIYPSHEKMYTCFLIPESRLEDALLDLGIPGLSWATQAQTGRVLLILTASSKKPVEDAVVYLRKKFLSYFILEGNVNIYELLLNELKKQSLLIAAAESCTGGAFSYGLTSVPGASSALWGAFVVYSNEAKRKILGVSEDIFYSYGAVSSQCVSAMLKGLFSISTASVGIAISGIAGPSGGSEEKPVGTVYIAVGRRESEELVVKLSLRGSREKIMHRAALVAAVLAYTIIRYPDLDMGGVKEYIENKLV, encoded by the coding sequence ATGAAAGCAACGATAATAATAGTAGGGACCGAGTTAACCCGTGGAAGAATCTCAGATAGCCATGTTTCTTTTATTTCTTCTTCTCTCTTCTCCATTGGTATAGAAACGGAAAAAGCAGTCATAATACCAGATAAACCCGATGTCATAATACGGGAACTTTCTGAATCCTGCAAATCTGCGGATATAATTTTTATATCCGGAGGGCTGGGACCTACCTCTGATGACCATACAAGGGATGTCCTATCGGCTGTATCCGGGAAGAAACTTGTCTTCAGAACGGATTTGTGGGATACCCTGACAGAGAGATATCCTCACCTTGGTAGCAGTATGTCCAATAAAAAGCAGGCCATGCTGCCAGAGGGCTTTACTCCCATAGATAACACCAACGGCACGGCTCCTGGTATATATGGCAGGATAGGGAATGCTATAGTATTTGCACTTCCGGGCCCCCCCGGAGAGCTTATTCCAATGTACAATAATCATGTACTTCCTATGCTCAGAGGCCTCACTTCTGACAGAATATACCCCTCCCATGAAAAGATGTATACATGTTTTCTTATTCCTGAGTCCAGGTTGGAGGATGCTCTGCTGGACTTGGGAATCCCTGGTCTTAGTTGGGCTACCCAAGCCCAGACGGGAAGAGTATTGTTGATTCTCACAGCTTCCTCAAAAAAACCGGTGGAAGATGCCGTTGTTTATCTTAGAAAAAAATTCTTGTCCTATTTTATTTTGGAAGGAAATGTTAATATATACGAACTTTTACTCAATGAGTTAAAAAAACAGAGTCTGCTTATTGCTGCCGCGGAGTCCTGTACCGGAGGAGCTTTTTCTTATGGCCTTACTTCTGTCCCCGGTGCTTCTTCTGCCCTTTGGGGGGCTTTTGTGGTATACAGCAATGAAGCAAAGAGAAAAATCCTCGGAGTGAGTGAAGATATATTTTATTCTTACGGAGCGGTTTCTTCACAATGTGTTTCTGCTATGCTTAAAGGGCTTTTTTCCATAAGCACTGCTTCTGTTGGAATAGCTATATCCGGGATTGCAGGACCTTCTGGAGGAAGTGAGGAGAAGCCTGTAGGGACTGTTTATATTGCCGTAGGCAGAAGAGAATCAGAAGAGCTTGTGGTAAAACTTTCTCTCAGAGGCAGCAGAGAAAAAATAATGCATAGGGCAGCTCTTGTTGCGGCTGTACTTGCTTATACAATAATCAGGTATCCGGACCTTGACATGGGAGGGGTAAAAGAATATATTGAAAATAAATTGGTCTGA
- the rho gene encoding transcription termination factor Rho, with protein MAILRKNKKNSAEDSNTLPLELEESKTGLQEEDNISESKTIIPSNSDIQHETSEDQGDASNETSNVHSAETTAALENGKKEEKTEDNSEKVTKKRSRKKQVVVVKNNGSKSDKEKPIAETLLSDISETVGEEVSEPSSVQGEVDINSLAEWIHKLAKPYRPYRMIMPTVPGGITINEVVLLDMKDLRRLAELLGIKHDELVSYRKQELVYEILKSYMKSNGSIYAYGSLEILPDGYGFLRSPQNNYLNGADDIYMSPSQIRLFNLKTGDTVYGQIRLPNKEGERYFAMLRVESVNFTDPSVAQQRIPFENLTPVYPDCRLELETKNPSISMRMINLFCPIGKGQRGLIVSPPRTGKTILLQQIANAITENHPEVYLIVLLIDERPEEVTDMQRNVEAEVVSSTFDEQAKNHVQVAEMVLEKSKRLVEHGHDVVILLDSITRLARAYNQTVPTSGKILSGGVDSNALHRPKRFFGAARNIENGGSLTIVATALIDTGSRMDEVIFEEFKGTGNMEVHLDRRLSDRRIFPAINIKKSGTRREDLLLTPEEMSKMILLRNVISPLEDVDTTEFIIDKMVKTKNNEAFLKSMNTPLATTDGM; from the coding sequence ATGGCCATATTGCGCAAAAACAAAAAGAATTCTGCAGAGGATTCTAACACTCTGCCCTTGGAACTTGAAGAATCCAAGACCGGCCTCCAGGAAGAAGATAACATCTCGGAGAGTAAAACTATTATTCCTTCTAATTCTGATATCCAACATGAAACATCCGAGGACCAGGGCGATGCCAGCAATGAAACATCTAATGTCCATAGTGCTGAGACGACCGCAGCTTTGGAGAATGGAAAAAAAGAAGAAAAGACTGAGGATAATTCGGAAAAAGTTACAAAGAAAAGAAGCAGAAAAAAACAAGTTGTTGTTGTAAAAAACAATGGCAGCAAATCTGATAAAGAAAAACCCATAGCGGAGACCCTTTTATCCGATATATCGGAGACTGTAGGGGAAGAGGTTTCCGAGCCTTCCTCTGTGCAAGGGGAAGTTGATATAAACAGCCTTGCAGAGTGGATACACAAGCTTGCAAAACCTTACAGACCGTACAGGATGATTATGCCTACGGTTCCGGGAGGGATAACCATCAACGAGGTTGTTCTCCTGGACATGAAAGATTTGCGCAGGCTTGCAGAGCTTTTAGGTATAAAACATGATGAACTTGTTTCTTATAGAAAACAAGAGCTTGTCTATGAGATTCTCAAGAGCTATATGAAAAGTAACGGCTCAATATATGCTTATGGTTCTCTTGAGATTCTCCCAGATGGCTACGGATTTTTACGCTCTCCTCAAAACAATTATCTCAACGGAGCTGACGACATATATATGTCTCCTTCTCAAATAAGACTCTTTAACCTAAAAACAGGAGATACTGTATATGGTCAGATAAGACTACCCAACAAGGAAGGAGAGCGCTATTTTGCCATGCTGAGGGTAGAGAGTGTGAACTTTACAGACCCCTCTGTTGCCCAGCAGCGCATACCGTTTGAAAACCTTACCCCTGTTTATCCTGATTGTAGACTAGAACTGGAAACAAAAAATCCCAGCATATCTATGCGCATGATAAACCTCTTCTGTCCTATAGGTAAGGGACAGCGAGGCCTTATAGTTTCTCCTCCTAGGACAGGTAAGACAATACTCCTGCAGCAGATTGCCAATGCCATAACAGAAAATCATCCGGAAGTTTATCTGATTGTCCTGCTCATAGACGAGCGACCAGAAGAAGTTACGGACATGCAGCGCAATGTAGAGGCAGAAGTAGTTTCTTCTACCTTTGACGAGCAGGCAAAAAATCACGTACAGGTTGCGGAGATGGTGCTTGAGAAATCCAAGCGCCTTGTAGAACACGGCCATGACGTCGTTATCCTCCTAGACTCTATAACCAGACTTGCCAGAGCATATAACCAGACAGTTCCTACATCAGGAAAGATACTCTCCGGTGGTGTGGACTCCAACGCTCTTCACAGACCCAAGCGTTTTTTTGGTGCCGCCCGTAACATAGAAAACGGAGGGAGCCTTACCATTGTAGCCACAGCCCTTATAGACACAGGCAGCAGAATGGATGAGGTTATCTTTGAGGAATTCAAAGGCACAGGCAACATGGAAGTTCATCTTGACAGACGCCTCTCTGATAGACGTATCTTTCCTGCAATAAATATCAAAAAATCAGGCACAAGACGCGAGGACCTGTTGCTTACTCCAGAGGAGATGAGTAAAATGATTCTTCTCAGGAACGTCATAAGTCCGCTTGAAGACGTAGATACTACAGAATTCATTATTGACAAAATGGTAAAAACCAAGAATAATGAAGCATTCTTAAAATCCATGAATACACCACTTGCCACAACAGATGGCATGTAA
- a CDS encoding type B 50S ribosomal protein L31: protein MKQGIHPEYRPVAFRDTSTGTVFIAHSTIKTKETIKHEGKEYPLYELEISSASHPFFTGTQKLVDTAGRIERFRKKYNIKE, encoded by the coding sequence ATGAAACAAGGCATTCATCCGGAATATCGACCTGTTGCATTTAGAGACACTTCTACGGGTACGGTGTTTATCGCTCATTCTACCATTAAAACAAAAGAAACAATCAAGCATGAGGGCAAGGAGTATCCACTCTATGAGTTGGAAATCTCCAGTGCTTCCCATCCCTTTTTTACGGGAACACAGAAGCTTGTTGACACTGCCGGTCGTATTGAGCGCTTTAGAAAAAAGTACAATATCAAAGAATAG
- a CDS encoding glycosyl hydrolase, with protein MLKRHDRFFQLFFIFSVIFSCSSLSSYEASKFHPGHDRILLIIGQDNDSIAGYVNEGSFPEPAGVVFYTSLTMSSALRGLYNDENYGAGRLNASELLSKYQNSVLVIGLYVVGALDDIVSGKLDRKLDELGRFIEEADRPVFLRFGYEFEGPWNAYDSASYVQAFRYTRNRLAKITDNFAMVWQAAASPWGTYERYSSYYKLLEAYYPGDAYVDWCGFSVFAVNSRAFPELVSLDIAERQREAILDFARAHAKPVMICEATPQGYDIEGKTRSAIVPVYYKGRHYNPGDVIEKKSSEDIWQEWFVPFLNFIKRNRDIIKAVVYINADWNKQPMWAHPYRNGYWGDSRIQVDEYIASMWQNEIESGMWVNSDKGLFEYLGYQK; from the coding sequence ATGCTAAAACGACATGATAGATTTTTCCAGCTTTTTTTTATTTTTTCTGTTATTTTTTCTTGTTCATCGCTTTCTTCTTATGAAGCCTCAAAATTTCATCCCGGTCATGATAGAATATTATTGATAATAGGTCAGGATAACGACAGCATTGCAGGATATGTTAATGAGGGGTCGTTTCCAGAACCTGCTGGTGTGGTGTTCTATACTTCTCTTACTATGAGTTCAGCTCTAAGAGGGCTTTACAATGACGAGAATTACGGAGCAGGCAGACTCAATGCATCGGAACTTCTATCAAAATATCAAAACAGCGTTCTTGTCATTGGTCTCTATGTGGTAGGGGCTCTCGATGATATTGTTTCCGGCAAGCTTGATAGAAAACTGGATGAGCTTGGACGTTTTATAGAAGAAGCAGACAGGCCTGTTTTTTTGCGTTTTGGATATGAGTTTGAGGGGCCGTGGAATGCTTATGATTCTGCATCTTATGTACAAGCTTTTAGATATACTAGAAACAGACTTGCCAAGATAACGGATAATTTTGCAATGGTCTGGCAGGCTGCCGCTTCTCCTTGGGGAACTTATGAGAGATATTCTTCTTATTACAAGCTTCTTGAGGCTTATTATCCGGGAGATGCTTATGTGGATTGGTGCGGATTTTCCGTGTTTGCAGTAAACAGCAGGGCTTTTCCAGAGCTTGTGTCTCTTGATATTGCAGAGAGACAAAGAGAAGCCATTCTTGACTTTGCCAGGGCTCATGCTAAACCTGTGATGATTTGCGAAGCAACTCCTCAGGGCTATGATATAGAAGGGAAAACACGTTCTGCTATTGTTCCTGTTTATTATAAGGGAAGGCATTATAATCCGGGGGATGTCATAGAAAAAAAATCATCGGAAGATATATGGCAAGAATGGTTTGTCCCTTTTCTCAATTTTATTAAAAGGAACAGGGATATCATAAAGGCTGTTGTTTATATCAATGCAGACTGGAATAAGCAGCCTATGTGGGCGCATCCTTACAGAAACGGGTACTGGGGGGATTCTCGTATACAGGTGGATGAGTATATTGCATCCATGTGGCAAAATGAGATTGAGTCAGGGATGTGGGTAAATTCTGATAAAGGGCTTTTTGAGTATCTAGGTTATCAGAAATAA
- a CDS encoding extracellular solute-binding protein produces MKLTFKTIIAALAILLIAGVVFAQGGKDSGATLTSSGEPLQVWSFTDELQKPLDHFKEASGVEYEYTIVPHEQYMTKLRQVLAAGTNVPDVFTGEAQFVRELVDGGFWDNLSDAPYNADLSDMYKYAVDLARDEDGKARGLTWQTTPGAVFYRRSLAKKYLGTDDPNEVAKYFKDMDTFLNTARMVKEKSGGQVKIIPGIGELMWIPYAARKHAFIENGKFILDDVYLSYFDLVKTLRDEELTAEAGQWSPAWFDGMKKDSNIMSYFGCTWFLHYVLKPNAPDSKGDWGMTSPPSFYFWGGTWLGIYTKSNNKAPAWEFIKHFTLDPETMTWWAKETGDFISNKTVVMKIKDTFSDPYLAGQNHYEYFAKLADKVDGSLVTGKDQEILNFIGQAVGDYIDGNLTKEEAIKSIKDNVKNAYPDLIVE; encoded by the coding sequence ATGAAGCTTACTTTCAAAACAATTATTGCAGCACTTGCGATTCTTCTTATTGCAGGTGTTGTCTTTGCTCAGGGCGGCAAGGATAGTGGCGCAACTCTTACATCAAGTGGTGAGCCGCTTCAGGTCTGGTCATTTACAGATGAGCTCCAGAAGCCACTTGATCACTTTAAAGAGGCTTCCGGAGTGGAGTATGAGTACACAATCGTTCCTCACGAGCAGTACATGACTAAGCTCCGTCAGGTTCTTGCAGCTGGAACCAATGTTCCTGATGTGTTCACAGGTGAGGCTCAGTTTGTAAGAGAGCTTGTTGATGGCGGATTCTGGGACAATCTCTCTGATGCTCCTTATAATGCAGATCTTTCTGACATGTATAAGTATGCTGTCGACCTTGCTCGCGATGAGGACGGTAAGGCTCGCGGTCTTACATGGCAGACAACACCTGGTGCTGTATTCTACAGAAGAAGCCTTGCCAAGAAGTACCTCGGGACAGATGATCCTAACGAAGTAGCTAAGTACTTCAAGGATATGGATACATTCCTCAACACCGCTCGCATGGTTAAGGAGAAAAGCGGCGGCCAGGTTAAGATCATTCCTGGTATTGGCGAGCTCATGTGGATACCTTATGCTGCAAGAAAGCATGCTTTCATAGAGAATGGCAAGTTTATTCTTGACGATGTGTATCTTTCTTACTTTGACCTTGTTAAGACTCTCAGAGATGAAGAACTTACTGCAGAAGCAGGCCAGTGGTCCCCCGCATGGTTTGACGGCATGAAGAAGGACAGCAACATAATGTCTTACTTTGGCTGCACATGGTTCCTCCATTATGTTCTTAAGCCCAATGCTCCTGATTCCAAAGGCGATTGGGGTATGACATCTCCTCCCTCCTTCTACTTCTGGGGTGGTACTTGGCTTGGTATTTATACAAAGAGTAATAATAAGGCTCCTGCATGGGAGTTTATCAAGCACTTTACTCTAGATCCAGAAACCATGACATGGTGGGCAAAAGAGACAGGTGACTTTATCAGCAACAAAACAGTTGTAATGAAGATAAAGGATACTTTCTCTGATCCTTATCTCGCAGGGCAGAACCACTATGAGTACTTTGCAAAGCTCGCTGACAAGGTTGACGGCTCTCTTGTAACTGGTAAGGACCAGGAGATTCTCAACTTCATAGGTCAGGCTGTTGGTGACTACATTGATGGTAACCTCACCAAGGAAGAGGCTATCAAGTCTATCAAGGATAACGTTAAGAATGCTTATCCTGACCTTATAGTAGAATAA
- a CDS encoding sugar ABC transporter permease has protein sequence MRERRTERMGYLFILPFFLFLVLFSFYPLINTLVLSFHRYDGLLTFKPVGIKHYAGLITDSKFWTAFISTWQIWLPNILMQLALAFLVSVLFTEVRLKVKGVGFFRAVFFFPNLVTAASIALLVNVMLDWKHGALNQMLFGDNIEAYINWWKEPARAQFIVSIIQTWLWFGYTAIILTTGIQGIPRTYYEAAYVDGASSWQIFWKITMPLLAPIVTYVVITSLIGGMQIFDIPYILRAGLSGATGTALTTMVVYLYDMGFRFHRMGYAAAVSYMLFFLIVALSLIYFFLTRERKSGENKK, from the coding sequence GTGAGAGAGAGAAGAACGGAGAGGATGGGGTATCTGTTTATATTACCCTTTTTTCTTTTTCTGGTGTTGTTTAGTTTCTATCCGCTTATAAATACGCTTGTTTTGAGTTTTCACAGGTATGACGGCCTTTTGACCTTCAAGCCTGTGGGAATTAAACACTATGCAGGGCTGATTACGGATTCCAAATTTTGGACAGCCTTTATAAGTACTTGGCAGATATGGCTTCCCAATATATTGATGCAGCTGGCACTTGCATTTCTTGTTTCTGTTTTGTTTACGGAGGTTAGACTCAAGGTTAAGGGCGTGGGGTTTTTTAGAGCAGTGTTCTTTTTCCCCAACCTTGTTACAGCGGCATCTATTGCTCTTTTGGTAAATGTTATGCTTGACTGGAAACACGGTGCGTTAAACCAGATGCTCTTTGGCGATAATATAGAAGCATATATAAACTGGTGGAAGGAGCCTGCAAGAGCACAGTTTATAGTCTCTATTATACAAACTTGGCTGTGGTTTGGATATACTGCGATTATTCTCACGACAGGTATACAGGGTATACCTCGTACATATTACGAGGCAGCCTATGTGGATGGAGCAAGTTCATGGCAGATCTTCTGGAAAATAACAATGCCCCTGCTTGCTCCCATAGTTACATACGTTGTTATAACAAGTCTTATAGGGGGAATGCAGATTTTTGATATTCCGTATATATTGCGTGCAGGGTTAAGCGGTGCAACGGGTACTGCTCTTACAACTATGGTTGTTTATCTGTATGATATGGGATTTAGGTTCCATAGAATGGGATATGCGGCTGCAGTTTCTTATATGTTGTTTTTCCTCATCGTTGCATTATCGCTTATATACTTTTTCCTTACACGTGAGAGAAAAAGCGGGGAGAATAAAAAATGA